A genomic window from Lotus japonicus ecotype B-129 chromosome 1, LjGifu_v1.2 includes:
- the LOC130731296 gene encoding protein WVD2-like 1 isoform X1: protein MPLFSHSTSFSCVMGREVTGIQQVEDNKPNGRLGDRVRVSPKIAAMVQAIDHEKKDVLSAKNTKLNAGLPPAEKNEKSEVQKVNDNQELSSPTAISISLDKEHTSPPAPQPSDQATEKHVTHTQTVDTEAVATEQNLSPKANNMDSPNSSKNSQPNTPFSSKKPLPHDDKKHHDDEDNWSVTSSAASARTARSKVTVGSAPTFRCYDRAEKRKEFYMKLEEKNRALEEEKMQYEARRKEEEQAALKQLRKNLVIKAKPVPSFYYEGPPPKTELKKLPLTRPKSPKLSRRKSCGDASVLSSPDSSTRARNSVGTNVNSGSGSPVPLKNKDRTTGRNSNGTCKTKERPKLDKETRTAPPKITEQTNADISVES, encoded by the exons ATGCCCCTTTTCTCCCATTCCACGTCATTCTCCTG CGTCATGGGGAGGGAAGTTACTGGCATACAGCAGGTTGAGGACAATAAGCCAAATGGTAGATTGGGAGATAGAGTGCGTGTTTCTCCCAAAATTGCagcaatggttcaggcaatagaTCATGAGAAAAAAGACGTGTTGAGTGCCAAAAACACAAAACTAAATGCTGGCTTGCCTCCTGCTGAGAAGAATGAGAAATCTGAAGTACAGAAGGTGAATGACAATCAAGAACTAAGCTCACCTACTGCAATATCAATTTCTCTGGATAAAGAGCACACAAGCCCCCCTGCTCCACAGCCATCTGATCAGGCTACTGAAAAGCATGTAACCCACACACAGACTGTTGATACTGAAGCTGTTGCAACTGAACAGAACTTGTCACCAAAAGCTAACAACATGGACTCACCTAATTCCTCAAAGAATTCACAG CCGAACACACCTTTTTCATCAAAGAAGCCCTTGCCACATGATGATAAGAAGCAccatgatgatgaagataattGGTCTGTTACTTCCTC CGCTGCATCTGCACGCACCGCTAGATCTAAAGTCACTGTTGGTTCAGCACCTACATTTAGATGCTACGATCGTGCAGAGAAACGGAAGGAG TTTTATATGAAATTAGAGGAGAAAAATCGAGCtcttgaagaagaaaaaatgcaGTATGAGGCAAGGCGAAAG GAAGAGGAGCAAGCAGCCCTTAAGCAGTTGAGAAAGAATTTGGTCATTAAAGCAAAACCAGTACCAAGCTTCTACTATGAGGGGCCTCCCCCTAAGACTGAACTCAAGAAG CTGCCACTGACTCGCCCCAAGTCACCAAAACTATCCCGGAGAAAGAGCTGTGGTGATGCTTCTGTCCTCTCTTCTCCAGATTCATCTACTCGAGCACGTAACAGCGTTGGCACTAACGTCAACTCCGGATCTGGTAGCCCTGTCCCCCTAAAAAACAAGGACAGGACCACTGGACGTAATAGCAATGGCACTTGCAAGACCAAAGAACGACCAAAACTGGATAAGGAGACAAGAACAGCTCCACCTAAGATCACCGAGCAGACAAATGCGGACATATCAGTCGAATCATGA
- the LOC130731296 gene encoding protein WAVE-DAMPENED 2 isoform X2, whose amino-acid sequence MGREVTGIQQVEDNKPNGRLGDRVRVSPKIAAMVQAIDHEKKDVLSAKNTKLNAGLPPAEKNEKSEVQKVNDNQELSSPTAISISLDKEHTSPPAPQPSDQATEKHVTHTQTVDTEAVATEQNLSPKANNMDSPNSSKNSQPNTPFSSKKPLPHDDKKHHDDEDNWSVTSSAASARTARSKVTVGSAPTFRCYDRAEKRKEFYMKLEEKNRALEEEKMQYEARRKEEEQAALKQLRKNLVIKAKPVPSFYYEGPPPKTELKKLPLTRPKSPKLSRRKSCGDASVLSSPDSSTRARNSVGTNVNSGSGSPVPLKNKDRTTGRNSNGTCKTKERPKLDKETRTAPPKITEQTNADISVES is encoded by the exons ATGGGGAGGGAAGTTACTGGCATACAGCAGGTTGAGGACAATAAGCCAAATGGTAGATTGGGAGATAGAGTGCGTGTTTCTCCCAAAATTGCagcaatggttcaggcaatagaTCATGAGAAAAAAGACGTGTTGAGTGCCAAAAACACAAAACTAAATGCTGGCTTGCCTCCTGCTGAGAAGAATGAGAAATCTGAAGTACAGAAGGTGAATGACAATCAAGAACTAAGCTCACCTACTGCAATATCAATTTCTCTGGATAAAGAGCACACAAGCCCCCCTGCTCCACAGCCATCTGATCAGGCTACTGAAAAGCATGTAACCCACACACAGACTGTTGATACTGAAGCTGTTGCAACTGAACAGAACTTGTCACCAAAAGCTAACAACATGGACTCACCTAATTCCTCAAAGAATTCACAG CCGAACACACCTTTTTCATCAAAGAAGCCCTTGCCACATGATGATAAGAAGCAccatgatgatgaagataattGGTCTGTTACTTCCTC CGCTGCATCTGCACGCACCGCTAGATCTAAAGTCACTGTTGGTTCAGCACCTACATTTAGATGCTACGATCGTGCAGAGAAACGGAAGGAG TTTTATATGAAATTAGAGGAGAAAAATCGAGCtcttgaagaagaaaaaatgcaGTATGAGGCAAGGCGAAAG GAAGAGGAGCAAGCAGCCCTTAAGCAGTTGAGAAAGAATTTGGTCATTAAAGCAAAACCAGTACCAAGCTTCTACTATGAGGGGCCTCCCCCTAAGACTGAACTCAAGAAG CTGCCACTGACTCGCCCCAAGTCACCAAAACTATCCCGGAGAAAGAGCTGTGGTGATGCTTCTGTCCTCTCTTCTCCAGATTCATCTACTCGAGCACGTAACAGCGTTGGCACTAACGTCAACTCCGGATCTGGTAGCCCTGTCCCCCTAAAAAACAAGGACAGGACCACTGGACGTAATAGCAATGGCACTTGCAAGACCAAAGAACGACCAAAACTGGATAAGGAGACAAGAACAGCTCCACCTAAGATCACCGAGCAGACAAATGCGGACATATCAGTCGAATCATGA